One segment of Tenrec ecaudatus isolate mTenEca1 chromosome 1, mTenEca1.hap1, whole genome shotgun sequence DNA contains the following:
- the LOC142425729 gene encoding olfactory receptor 7G2-like yields the protein MEHRNHTSVSNFLLLGLTEDTEMQPLFFTLFLSIYLIILLGNLLIVLAVSFDSHLHTPMYFFLSNLSFTDICFSTTIIPKMLANIKAQNQSITYTGCLTQICSFLVFAGLENFLLTVMAYDRYVAICHPLRYTMIMNPTLCGLLSLLSLLMSLMNALLQSLMVLRLSFCTDLEIPNFFCELAPVLKLACSDTLINNILAYSVATLFFVVPLSGIIFSYTRIVSSVLKMPSAGGMYKVFSTCGSHLSVVSLFYGTGFGVYISSAFAHSPRKIAVASLMYSVVPQIMNPFIYSLRNRDMKEALMKVISEIRSVG from the coding sequence ATGGAACACAGAAACCATACAAGTGTTTCAAATTTCCTTCTTCTGGGTCTGACCGAGGACACAGAAATGCAGCCGCTTTTCTTTACCCTGTTTCTGTCCATATACCTCATCATCCTCTTGGGAAACCTACTCATTGTTCTGGCTGTCAGCTTTgactcccacctccacacacccatgtatttctttctttctaatctcTCCTTCACTGACATCTGTTTCAGCACAACCATAATCCCAAAGATGTTGGCCAACATCAAAGCTCAGAATCAGAGCATCACCTACACAGGTTGTCTCACACAGATCTGCTCTTTCCTGGTTTTTGCTGGTTTGGAAAATTTTCTCCTTACAGTAATGGcttatgaccgctatgtggctaTCTGCCATCCACTGAGGTACACTATGATCATGAACCCTACCCTCTGTGGCTTGCTCTCCCTACTTTCCTTGCTCATGAGCCTTATGAATGCACTGCTTCAGAGTCTGATGGTGTTGCGCCTGTCCTTCTGCACAGACTTGGAAATTCCTAACTTCTTCTGTGAACTTGCTCCCGTTCTCAAACTTGCCTGTTCTGATACGCTCATCAATAACATCCTGGCATATTCGGTGGCTACTCTATTTTTTGTTGTTCCTCTCTCAGGAATCATTTTCTCTTACACTCGGATTGTTAGCTCTGTTTTGAAAATGCCATCAGCCGGTGGTATGTATAAAGTTTTTTCCACGTGTGGCTCTCACCTGTCCGTTGTATCCTTATTTTATGGGACAGGCTTTGGTGTGTACATCAGTTCTGCATTTGCACACTCACCCAGGAAGATCGCAGTAGCTTCCTTGATGTACAGTGTGGTTCCTCAAATAATGAACCCTTTTATCTACAGCCTGAGGAACAGGGACATGAAGGAAGCCCTGATGAAAGTCATCAGTGAGATCAGATCAGTAGGATAA